The nucleotide sequence AACCTGAGATCCGTGTTGAGAAGGTAAATGGTATCTTTAACTTTGTAGTTAATGAAGCTGCAATGAAGAGCTTAAGAATGCCCTGGTGGAAAACACTCATTGTTAAGCTTATGGGAAGGAGGATATCCTTGCCGGTGCTTACTAGGAGGCTTGAAGCAATGTGGGGGAAATAGGGAAGTATTGAAGTCATTGATATAGGGAATGAGTTTTTTATCGTCAAATTCTTCTCTCAAGAGGATCTTGAGTACACCCTCACTGGGGGGCCATGAAAGATATTTGACCACTATCTCACTCTGAGATTTTGGAAGCCAGACTTCAACCCAATGGAAGCTACCATTGACACGGTGGCAGCGTGGATAAGGTTGTCCGGCGTTGCTATCGAATATTATGAAGATGAAATGCTGCAGAAGATTGGCAATGTAATCGGAAGAACACTAAAAGTAGACACTAACACAGCTAACAAGTGTCGAGGAAGGTTTGCAAGGTTGTGCTTGAGCTAGACCTATCACAACCACTGATCTCCCAATACTCCATTAATGGAATCCGCTACTTGGTGGAGTACGAGGGCATACATAATATATGCTTCTCTTGTGGGATTGTGGGGGCATGAAAAAGCAAATTGTCCAGGCAGAAAAACTGGGGAGAACGTTGGCTAGAAAGTCACAGAAGAGGCACAGAGAGAAGGAGAAATTCAGGGGAATGGAAGTGGAGGAGACATAAATGGAAAGGTTAATACGGGAAATGCCAACCTTGACAAGGGCAAAAGCATCATTGACGTACTAGAAGAGCCCTTTGGATCGTACAAAGGGGGACGCGTGGCAGAAATACAAAAAAAAGGGGGAGACACAGGTACAAGTAGTGGGGTGAATGGAGGAGAGGTAAGGAAAGGAAAGGTAGCAATTGCTGATACGAGGTTTGCTGTCCTCGATGATGAGAACAATAATGACCCCAAAGCCAATCATGAGGGCACAGGGAATGTCCCCAACAATACGACAAGCACCCTGACTTTAGCACCCACAATGAGCAAAAGGAAAGAGAACCAAGCATCCAAAAGTAATGAGAAAGCCTATAACCAAAAAAGTACAATAATAACCATTTCAGCCTAACCAAAGTCCAATGGCAATGTAGGCCAAGCAACCCAACTAGTTTTTAACCCCAGTAACCCACCAGACCAAACTAAGCACCCACAAAAAGAAAAAATCCTGACCCAAATTAGAAACATAAACCAAACACCCCACAGCCACACCATTGAACCAAATATGAAGAATCTGACAAATAATATCCCAAACCTTAGCTCCAATAATGCCCCAGAGTCACAAAACTCAGACCCCACCTTCAATTCACAAGATTCACAAATGGAAGAGTCATTTGTCCCAGAAACAGGACAAGTTGATGAAGCAATGGATGAGAGTCCTGAGCCAGAGCCACCAGACATGAACACAATTGATACGGAGATAATGGCTGAGGCTGCTCTTCTCTACGAAGCCAAGGGTGTGAGAGCTGGCATGGTGGAAGAGAACCAAAATCACTGGTTAGAGAATGGGAAGGGAAGCGGCCCGATAAAGGAAAGAGAGGAGGGCGAGGGAACCATGGAAGTGGAAGTGCCCCGTGGGGAGGACGATGCAGCTATGGAGCAATGAGGCCATCCTTTCTTTTCTTTAGATCTGATCTGATGATTATTTTCTCATGGAATTGTAGAGGGGCAGCGAGTCAGTCCTTCACTCGCACCCTTAAGGAATATCTGAGAATGCATAAACCTGATCTGGTCATCCTACAGGAAACGAGGTGTAGTGGAGATACTGCGCGCCGCACTATTGATAGAAGTGGGTTTGCCTTTAGTCATGTGCAGGATGCCAACGGTTTTAGTGGAAGAATTTGGATTATTTGGAATGACCTAAATATCTCTGTTAAAGTGGTTAGATCTTGTGTGCAATTCATACATATGGAGGTAACTCATGGAAACAACCATAGCTGGATGCTAACAGCAATCTATGCGAGCCCACAAGAAAGGACTAGAAGGAGTTTATGGTCAGAGTTGAGAACTATAGCGACATGTATGTCCAAAGCTTGGCTCCTTGTAGGGGATTTCAATGAGATTATGTGCGCCTCGGAAAAGAAGGGTGGGGGACGAACAGACTTACATGCTTGcgcaaaatttaaaaaatggatAGATGATTGTTGTTTGATAGATTTGGGATACATTGGGCCAAATTTACTTGGAAGGGCCctatctgggaagggatggaaCGTGTTTTTAAAAGGTTAGATAGGGCCCTTTGTAATATTGACTGGAGAACTAAGTTTGCGGAGGCAAAAATTGATGTGTTAACTCGAATGCGCTCGGATCACCATCCCCTCCTTGTTACTCTAAATCCCCAGTTAGCCAGTAGGTATGAAAGACCCTTCTGATATGAAGCGATGTGGATTACACACCCTGAGTACAAGAAAACCGTCAGACAGAACTGGAATTACGAGGAGAGTCTTGACAATACTCTCACAGCCCTGTGTAGCAACCTCTCTAGGTGGAACAAGGAAGTTTTTGGCCATGTTGAAAGGATGAAGAGAAGACTTATTAATCGCATTGGAGGCATACAGAGGGCTCAGGCAAATGGTAAGAACCCTTTTCTTGAAAGGTTAGAACTTCAACTTCATAAAGAGCTGGCAGATACCCTTGATAGAGAAGAAATTTTGTGGTTGGAAAAGTCTCGGGAGAAGTGGATTATTGATGGGGACTGTAACACCCGCTACTATCATACAAGAACCATTATTCTTAGGAGGAAGAACAAGATCCTTAAGCTGCGGAATAATGAAGGGACTTGGGTGGAAGACCAAGAGGAGTTGGAAAACTTAGCAATTAATTTTTTCACATGCTTGTACCAAGAACAAGGTGATACAATACAACTCCAATCCTCCAAATCCTACCCAAAGATTCATGAGGATGTAAAACGGAATATGGATGTGATGCCCACTGGGGAAGAGATTAAAAATGCTTTCTTCAGGATTGGGTCCCTCAAAGCACCTGGGTTGGATGGCTTCCCAGCCATTTTCTACAAAGAAAATTGGGATATTATAGGGGAGAGCGTCATCAATCATGTTAAGAGCTGCTGGGAAGAGCCAAGTAATATTAAAAGTCACAATAAAGCCTTAATCACCCTTATTCTGAAGGTTACAAGGCCAGAATTCATCACTCAATTTCACCCAATTGCATTATGCAATGTTAGCTATAAAGgcctgtgatgagcggataatttatacgctttttggcattgtttttacatagtttttagtatgatttagttagtttttagtatatttttattaatttttaaataaaaattacatttctggactttactatgagtttgtgtatttttctgtgatttcaggtattttctggctgaaattgagggacctgagcaaaaatctgattcagaggctgaagaaggactgcaaatgctgttggattctaaccttcctgcactcaaagtggattttctggagctacaagagtccaaatggtgcgcttttaattgcgttggaaagtagacatccagggctttccagcaatatataatagtccatacttttcccaagtttagaccacgcaaactggtgttcgacgccagctctctgccctattctggagttaaacgccagaaacaggttgcaaagcagggttaaacgccagaaacaagttacaaactggcgtttaactccaagaaagacctctacacgtgaaagctttaacgctcagcccaagcatacaccaagtgggctccggaagtggatttctgcataaattacttatctttgtaaaccctagtaactagtttagtataaataggatttcttactattgtatttacatcttgagacgtttagttcttagatcatgaaggctggccattcggccatgcctggaccttgttcttatatattttcaacggtagagtttctacacaccatagattaagctgtggagctctgctgttcctcatgaattaatgcaaagtactattgtttttctattcaactcaagcctatttcttatctaagatatacacttgttcttcaacctgaggaaggtgatgatccgtgacactcatcaccattctcacctatgaacgcgtgcctgacaactacttccgttctacttgcaatagcttgagtgcatatctcttagcctcctggttcatgacgcatggttgcctcgcctgacaatcgagccttccattccatgagatcagagtcttcgtggtataggctagaattattggcggccattcttgagatccggaaagtctaaaccttgtctgtggtattccgagtaggatctgggaagggatggctgtgacgagcttcaaactcgtgagtgctgggcgtagtgacagacgcaaaaggattactgaatcctattccagtatgatcgagaaccgacagatgaatagccgtgcggtgacagcgcattttggaccattttcactgagaggacgagatgtagccattgatgacggtgatgccctacacaagcttgccatggaaaggagtaggaatgattggatggagacagcaggaaagcagaggttcaggaggaacgaaagcatctctatacgcttatctgaaattctcaccaatgaattacataagtatctctatcccattttatattttaattatattttaattattaaaactctataaccatttgaattcgcctgactgagatttacaaggtgaccatagcttgcttcaagccgacactttttccaaataatttttgaaaaatccaaaaattttttttaataaaatcataaaaccaaaaataactttgtgtttcttgttagagtcttgtgtcaaattataagtttggtgtcaattgcatgtttttataattttcttgcatttttcgaaaattcatgcatgtgttcttcatgatcttcaagttgttcttgatgaacttctttgtttgatctttgcattttcatgttttgtatcttttcttgtttttcatatgcattttcaatttgttagtgtctcaacattaaaaatttttaagtttggtgtcttgcatgtgtgtcttttcttaaaaattttcaaaaataagttcttggtgttcatcttgacatgcaaagtgttcttggtgttcatcttgacattcatagtgttcttgcatgcatcatttgttttgatccaaaattttcatgcattgagtctttttgatgtttttctctctcatcattaaaaattcaaaaataaaaaaatatctttccctttttcttctcataaaattcgaaaatctgagttgactttttcaaaaatttttaaaatctagttgtttcttatgagtcaaattaaattttcaatttaaaaatcttatctttttcaaaaatcaaatccttttcattttttcataattttcgaaattttcaaaatttattttcaaaatctttttcttatttctatttcacattttcgaaattaatgctaacaattaatgtgattgattcaaaaaatttaagtttgttacttgcctagtaagaaaggttcaatctttaaattttaaaatcatatctttttgtttcttgttagtcaagtaatcaactttaattttcaaaataaaatctttttaattttctttttcaaatctttttcaaaataagtttcaatcacatctttttcaaaatcaatttcaaaatcttttctaacttcttatctaacttcttatcttttcaaaattgattttcaaatctttttcaattaatcttatcttgtttgattcttatctttttcaaaatcacctaactaactttctctctctaattttcgaaaatcaccttcctctttttcaaaattcctctaattaactaattgttttaaattttaattttatttcttttaacaaattcgaattttaacttaaaattaaaataaaaacaaaaatattttccttttcctttttaattattttcaaatttcttctccctctcatctctttctatttaatttatttaattactaacacttctctacttaaaattcgaacccctccctctatctgtgttcgaattcttcttattctctttctacctctattcttttcttcttctactcacataaaggaatctctatactgtgacatagaggattccccttcttttctgttctcttctttttcacatgagcaggagcaaggataagaacattcttgttgaagctaatcctgaacctgaaaggactctgaagaggaagctaagggaagctaaagcacaactctctggagaaaatctgacagaatttttcgaaaaagaaggagacatggccgaaaccaataataatggtggaggtgcaaggaagatgcttggtgactttattgcaccaaattccaactcacatggaagaagcatctcaatcccttccattggagcaaacaattttgagctaaagcctcaattagtttctctgatgcaacagaattgcaagtttcatggacttccatcagaagatacttttcagttcttaactgaattcttgcagatctgtgacactgttaagaccaatggggttgatcccgaggtctacaggcttatgctttttccgtttgctgtaagagacagagctagaatatggttgaactctcaacctaaagatagcctgagctcttgggataagctggtcacggctttcttagccaagttctttcctcctcaaaagctgagtaagcttagagtggatgttcaaaccttcagacagaaagaaggtgaatctctctatgaagcttgggagagatacaagtaactgaccaaaaagtgtccctctgacatgctttcagaatggaccatcctggatatactctatgatggtctgtctgaattatctaagatgtcattggaccattctacaggtggatccattcacctaaagaaaacgcctacagaagctcaggaactcattgacatggttgcaaataaccagttcatgtacacttctgaaaggaatcctgtgagtaatgggatgcctcagaggaagggagttcttgaaattgatgctctgaatgccatattggctcagaacaaaatattgactcagcaagtcaatatgatttctcagaatctgaatggattgcaagctgcatccaacaatgCTCAAGAGGCAtctgctgaagaagaagcttatgatcctgagaaccctgcaatagcagaggtgaattacatgggtgaaccctatggaaacacctataatccatcatggagaaatcatccaaatttctcatggaaggatcaacaaaagcctcaacaaggctttaataatggtggaagaaacaggtttagcaatagcaagccttttccatcatccactcagcaacaggcagagaattctaagcagaatctatctagcttagcaaatatagtctctgatctatctaaggccactttaagtttcatgaataaaacaaggtcctctattagaaatttagaggcacaagtaggccagctgagtaaaagggtcactgaaactcctcctagtactctcccaagcaatacataagagaatccaaaaagagagtgcaaggccattaccttacatGGTGTGGccaaacccagagaggaggagaaggacgtaaatcctagtgaggaagacctcctgggacgttcagtgaccaataaggagtttccctttgaggaaccaaaggaatctaaggctcatctagagaccatagagattccattgaacctccttctgcccttcatgagctctgatgagtattcttcctctgaagaggatgatgactttactgaagagcaagttgctaagtaccttggtgtaatcatgaagttgaataccaaattatttggtactgagacttgggaagatgaacctcccttgctcaccaatgaactgaatgcattggatatgcagaaattacctcaaaagaaacaggatcctggtaaattcttaataccctgtatcataggcaccatgacctttgagaaggctctgtgtgacctggggtaaGGCATAAacttcatgccactctctgtaatgcagaaactaggaatctttgaggtacaggctgccaaaattctcattagagatggcagacaaatccatgaaacaggcttatggactagtagaggacgtgttagtaaaggttgaaggcctttacatccctgctgatttcataatcctagacactgggagggatgaggatgaatccatcatccttggaagacccttcctagccacagcaaaagctgtgatcgATGTAGATAGAGGAGAGTTGgttcttcaactgaatgaggacaaccttgtgtttaaaactcaaggatctccttctgtaaccatggagagtaagcatgaaaagcttctctcactgcagagtcaaccaaagctcccacagtcaaactctaagtttggtgttgggaggtcctaacaatgctctgattatctgtgaggctccatgagagctcactgtcaagctattgacattaaagaagcgcttgttgggaggcaacccaatgttatttaattatatctattttatttcatgttttattaggttgatgatcatgtggagtcacaaaaaaactactgaaaaatcaaaaacagaatgaaaaacagctttaaaaacagctcaccctggaggaagaacttactggcgtttaaacgccagtaagaagcatcaaactggcgtttaacgccagaaagaagcatcaagctggcgttaaacggcagaaacaagcaccatactggcgtttaacgccaggacagAGCATGgagatggcgttaaacgccagaaacaagcagcaagctggcgtttaacgccagacatgcatgctaagggcgttttacacgcctaattggagcagggatgttaagtccttgaccccactggatctgtggaccccacgggATCCccatctcttcttctctctccttcacaccttttcataactctcttccctaaatacccttcaccaatcacctcactcactcttccccatcacctcttcaccactcacatccatccactcttccccaaaaaccccacctacctctaaaattcaaactcttttccctcccaaacccaaccctaatggctgaATCCTAAACCTTCCcccctcctatataaacccctcattactctttcattttcacaaaacacaaccctttcttcttccccttggccgaatacacacctctctccctctcctccatttttcttcttcttctccttctttctttcttcttttgctcgaggatgagcaaacattttaagtttggtgtggtaaaagcattgctttttatttttctataaccattaatggcacctaaggccagagaaatctcaagaaagaggaaagggaaggcaaaagcttccacctctgagtcatgagagatggagagattcatctcaaaagctcatcactaagaaaaggatggagcaaacaagagatcatgggcctcaacaagagcatgaggaaattcctcaccatgaaatccctgagatgcctcaagggatgcacttccctccacaaaactattgggagcaaatcaacacctccctaggagaattaagttccaacatgggaaaactaaggatggagcaccaagagcactccatcatcctccatgatattagagaagatcaaagagctatgagggaggagcaacaaaggcaaggaagagacatagaggagctcaagagcacaattggttcttcaagaagaggaagacgccaccctcactaaggtggacccattccttaatctcgttgttcttattttcctatttttcgtttactatgctttatgttctaattatgtttgtgtcttaactatatgatcattagtgtttaagtgtctatgtcttaaagctatgaatgtcctatgaatccatcacctctcttaaatgaaaaatgttttaattacgaaagaacaagaagtacatgaattttgaattcatccttgaaattagtttaattattttgatgtggtgacaatacttttttgttttctgaatgaatgcttgaacagtgcatatgtcttttgatattgttgtttatgaatgttaaaattgttggctcttgaagaatgaggaaaaggagaaatgttatttgataatctgaaaaatcataaaaatgattcttgaagcaagaaaaagcagtgaagaacaaagcttgcagaaaaaaaaaaagaaaagaaaaatggtgaaaaaaaagaaaagaaaaaaaaaagaaaaagcaagcagaaaaagccaaaagctcttaaaaccaaaaggcaagagcaaaaagccaatagcccttaaaaccaaaaggcaagggtaataaaaaggatctaaggctttgagcatcagtggataggagggcctaaaggaataaaatcctggcctaagcggcaaaaccaagctgtccctaaaccatgtgcttgtggcgtgaaggtgtcaagtgaaaacttgagactgagcggttaaagtcaaggtccaaagcaaaaagaagagtgtgcttaagaaccctggacacctctaattggggactctagcaaagttgggtcacaatctgaaaaggttcactcagttatgagtctgtggcatttatgtatccggtggtaatactggaaaacaaagtgcttagggccacggccaagactcataattatccaaatgccctgtcacagcacggcgaatcgtctagaggcatcacccttgtcaatggttacatcctatcctctcagtgaaaatggtcaacgcaccctgtcacggcacggctattcatttgtcggttctcgatcatgctggaataggatttactatccttttgcgtctgtcactatgcccagcaatcgcgagtttgaagctcgtcacagtcattcaatcattgaatcctattcggaataccacagacaaggtttagactttccggattctcttgaatgccaccatcattctagcttacaccacgaagattccgattaagagatctaagagatactcattcaatctaatgtagaacggaagtggttgttaggcacgcgttcatagggaatgatgatgattgtcacgttcatcacattcagattgaagtgcgaatgaatatcttggaagcgaaataagatgaattgaatagaaaacagcagtactttgcattaatctttgaggaacagcagagctccacaccttaatctatggagtgtagaaactctaccgttgaaaatacataagtgataatggagttcattggtctcggccccagaggggaaccggagtaaccaagactctgaatacaatgataacaagttctatttataataaactagtcactagggtttacagaagtaagtaattgatgcataaatccacttccggggcccacttggtgtgtgcttgggctgagcttgaagtctacacgtggagaggttatTCTTGAacttgaacgccagcttttgtgccattttgggcgttgaactccactttgcaacttgtttctggcgctggacgccagaattgggcagagagctggcgttgaacgccagtttgcgtcgtctaaacttgagcaaagtatggactattatacatttctggaaagccctggatgtctactttccaaagcaattggaagcgcgccattttgagttctgtagctccagaaaatccatttggagtgcagggaggtcagaatccaacaacatcagcagtccttcttcaacctctgaatctgatttttgctcaagtccctcaatttcagccagaaaatacctgaaatcacagaaaaatacacaaactcatagtaaagtccagaaatgtgaatttaacataaaaactaatgaaaacatccctaaaagtaactagatcctactaaaaacatactaaaaacaatgccaaaaagcgtataaattatccgctcatcacaacaccaaacttaaattgttgcttgttcccaagtaactgaaaatcaaataggataaaaagaagagaatatactataaagttgaacgccaacctcatattttctggactaaaatctaagtattttccccgaaccattgtaacatagttctttggatccgggttcttactttgatcatggttcttggtgatccatgcattggcatagaactcttgaaccattaggacgctgacttgttggatgggatttgttagaacttcccaacctcttctttgaatttcatgtcggatctccggatactcatttcttttgagtatgaaagggacctcggggatcaccttcttcttggccacaacatcatagaagtggtcttgatgggctttggagatgaacctttccatctcccatgactcggaggtggaagcttttgtcttttcttttccttttctagaggattctccggtcttaggtgccatcaatggtaatggaaaaacaaaaagcttatgcttttaccacaccaaacttagaattttgctcgccctcgagcaagaaaagaaagaatagatgaagaagaagaagaaatggaggagagggagaaggggttgtgtttcggccaagaagagaagagagggttgtgttgtgtgaaaatgaggaagaatggagggttatatatagggatgggaggggggtggagtttcggccatatagggtgggtttgggtgggaaattgattttgaattttgaaggtagttggagtttatgaggtaggtttatggggatgagtgaatggatgtgagtggtgaggaggtgatggggaagagagattgaggtgattggtgaagggttttggggaagagtgtttatgggattttgtgaaagagagtggtgaggggagagaagaagtgagtggaggtaggtggggattctgtggggtccacagatcctgagatgatcctgtggggtccacaaatcctgaggtgttcaaggatttacaaccttgcactaaattaggcatgtaaaatgcccttgcacacaactctgggcgttcagcgccaggttggtgcccattttgggcgttcaacgcccatttgttgccc is from Arachis ipaensis cultivar K30076 chromosome B01, Araip1.1, whole genome shotgun sequence and encodes:
- the LOC107647406 gene encoding uncharacterized protein LOC107647406; amino-acid sequence: MRPSFLFFRSDLMIIFSWNCRGAASQSFTRTLKEYLRMHKPDLVILQETRCSGDTARRTIDRSGFAFSHVQDANGFSGRIWIIWNDLNISVKVVRSCVQFIHMEVTHGNNHSWMLTAIYASPQERTRRSLWSELRTIATCMSKAWLLVGDFNEIMCASEKKGGGRTDLHACAKFKKWIDDCCLIDLGYIGPNLLGRALSGKGWNVFLKG